One Salinimonas marina DNA segment encodes these proteins:
- a CDS encoding CLCA_X family protein, whose product MAGAGRLHQQFYRNGPSHRDGADVSFQDIRKLFNFSSITIGRWVTAGEQQLAANLFFDALYDLMTILQVNEPVISLNGSLSLAFGTGGQKHSSAHYNSTKRQLALAKNAGGGALAHEWFHAFDHYIAGKVFKGLDFGHFASQAWLDDAEPIAHPLNTLLCQFFEMLFLDTDRSPGSYLKTSIEADRALKMYYYAMPQEMAARAFEACIQDQILKNAFLVQGTKKSTEARLGIYPHGNLRTQVNQQLMKYFTVLGKALSQKMA is encoded by the coding sequence ATGGCCGGAGCGGGTCGCCTGCATCAACAGTTTTATCGCAACGGCCCATCCCATCGTGATGGCGCCGATGTCAGCTTTCAGGATATCCGCAAGTTATTCAACTTTTCCAGCATCACCATCGGGCGCTGGGTAACTGCTGGCGAACAGCAGCTGGCTGCCAACCTGTTTTTCGATGCACTGTATGATCTGATGACCATTTTACAGGTCAACGAACCGGTCATTTCCCTCAATGGCTCATTGTCGCTGGCTTTTGGCACCGGTGGTCAAAAGCACAGCAGTGCCCATTACAACAGCACCAAACGCCAGCTGGCGCTGGCCAAAAATGCCGGTGGAGGGGCTCTGGCCCATGAGTGGTTTCACGCCTTTGATCATTATATTGCGGGTAAAGTGTTTAAGGGGCTGGATTTTGGTCATTTTGCTTCGCAGGCCTGGCTGGATGATGCCGAGCCCATCGCTCACCCATTAAATACCTTGTTGTGTCAGTTTTTTGAAATGCTGTTTCTGGATACCGATAGATCGCCAGGATCCTATCTGAAAACCTCGATCGAGGCTGATCGCGCCTTAAAAATGTATTACTATGCCATGCCTCAGGAGATGGCCGCGCGGGCGTTTGAAGCCTGTATACAGGATCAAATCCTGAAAAACGCCTTCCTGGTGCAAGGTACAAAAAAATCGACTGAGGCTAGACTTGGTATTTATCCTCATGGTAATTTGCGTACTCAGGTTAACCAGCAGTTAATGAAATACTTCACGGTGCTGGGTAAAGCGCTGAGCCAGAAAATGGCCTGA
- a CDS encoding cellulose synthase subunit BcsC-related outer membrane protein produces MMRAVICLMVLGISTLPCAGQVVTDYATTDVALPKGQAEQPDTTGVWFHIQQQQRRLAAAEFQRLQQVYPEWQPSPALRTALEQMPLPTASPPTSPAKLQTATMHEGATKSQTRQLFWRLSKWSEAQRKTASEDTLASAARLAAAAGEPEYHVLLGWIYYARNQYQQAFTQFERARTSGSPSVKTTSPGDGIIASVTALTRQALTNDNLPAVKQWQTRYPDLGLDKLIDNSAWQAYEQQNFQAAMSRFELTHNLYGQVLTLTQTRQPAKALAVACAYPQAPRLTQFCTDQLSMQQAALYNAKNYPGSLHKARAIATRRTLTPAEAELQGWAQLATGQYDAAQHVFNGLLRRDPTNRVYAQGLLQSLKSYASHMLFAELYPAVASLVKQQAAGNAWQRKQFWQARELEHPVARQAISAQPLTLFAGLTSHNRSGAAGLGHLDRLDSYIGISDTLADWQWQLQLNYQQLYSGAPATGSWFGDGQVQDSFTSLTGFEDVGLTGSAKYETDNATYYAQLGYTLLDQPVNARPNGQLGGVWLAPDHTLGVTVYHQPVAQSLLSLGSNYFQTRTEAWGAVYKTGLRGLFSRVIMPQWALSLSTVADRYAGTRVIDNNHFGLRVEVSKAIQIDSDIPLDFVRAGPYVSWEGFEHNAGDFTRGQGGYFSPDSLFASGVSAAILTGEGRLWQMKGEVSVGYSWIHESGYRRFALTETGPEVEARQRSGISGQMTLQAQWQLSRQLVLTGFVGRNFAVEYQATQAGLQLRWQPAGAAGLTSDTLILEDPALSGFAF; encoded by the coding sequence ATGATGCGGGCGGTCATCTGCCTGATGGTGCTGGGTATCAGCACACTCCCCTGTGCGGGCCAGGTGGTGACCGATTATGCAACCACTGATGTTGCGCTTCCCAAAGGGCAGGCTGAGCAACCAGACACTACGGGCGTATGGTTTCATATTCAGCAACAGCAGCGCCGCCTAGCCGCGGCCGAATTTCAGCGATTACAACAGGTATATCCTGAGTGGCAGCCCTCGCCAGCTCTGCGCACCGCCCTGGAACAAATGCCGCTTCCCACGGCTTCACCACCAACATCACCGGCTAAGCTGCAGACAGCCACGATGCACGAGGGCGCAACCAAATCCCAGACCCGGCAATTATTCTGGCGTCTTAGCAAGTGGTCTGAAGCTCAGCGAAAAACCGCCTCTGAGGACACGCTTGCAAGTGCAGCGCGGTTAGCGGCCGCAGCTGGCGAGCCCGAATATCATGTGTTGCTGGGCTGGATATACTATGCCAGAAACCAGTATCAGCAAGCCTTCACCCAATTTGAACGGGCGCGGACTTCGGGTTCACCATCAGTAAAGACGACATCACCCGGCGACGGTATCATCGCCAGTGTTACGGCACTCACCCGCCAGGCATTAACCAACGATAATCTGCCAGCGGTGAAGCAGTGGCAGACCCGCTATCCGGATCTTGGCCTGGATAAGCTTATCGACAACTCAGCATGGCAGGCTTATGAGCAGCAGAACTTTCAGGCCGCGATGTCACGTTTCGAATTAACGCATAATCTGTATGGCCAGGTGCTAACCCTGACACAAACCCGGCAACCCGCCAAAGCCCTGGCTGTAGCTTGTGCGTACCCCCAGGCGCCCCGGCTAACCCAATTTTGCACTGATCAATTATCTATGCAGCAAGCCGCGCTGTATAACGCTAAAAATTACCCCGGCAGTCTGCATAAAGCCCGGGCAATTGCCACAAGACGCACGTTAACCCCGGCCGAAGCAGAACTGCAAGGATGGGCACAACTGGCCACCGGGCAATATGATGCTGCCCAACACGTGTTTAATGGATTATTGCGCCGGGATCCGACCAACCGGGTATATGCCCAGGGATTACTGCAATCGCTGAAATCCTATGCCAGCCATATGCTGTTTGCCGAGCTTTATCCCGCCGTCGCCAGTCTGGTTAAGCAACAAGCGGCCGGTAACGCCTGGCAGCGTAAACAATTCTGGCAGGCGCGGGAGCTTGAGCATCCGGTTGCCCGGCAGGCAATTAGTGCCCAACCCCTGACCCTGTTTGCCGGTCTCACCAGCCATAATCGCAGTGGCGCAGCGGGGCTGGGTCATTTAGATCGTCTTGACAGTTATATTGGTATCAGCGACACCCTGGCAGACTGGCAATGGCAGCTGCAACTTAACTATCAGCAGCTTTACAGTGGCGCCCCTGCGACCGGAAGCTGGTTTGGTGACGGGCAGGTTCAAGACAGCTTTACCAGTCTGACCGGCTTTGAAGATGTCGGCCTTACTGGCAGCGCTAAATACGAGACCGACAATGCCACTTACTATGCTCAGCTTGGGTATACCCTGCTCGATCAGCCGGTTAACGCCCGCCCGAACGGGCAGCTGGGCGGGGTCTGGTTAGCCCCTGACCACACCCTGGGTGTCACTGTTTATCATCAGCCCGTGGCGCAAAGCTTACTCAGCCTGGGCTCCAACTATTTCCAAACCCGCACCGAAGCCTGGGGCGCGGTATATAAAACCGGATTGCGAGGCTTGTTTTCCCGGGTGATCATGCCCCAATGGGCCCTGTCACTTAGCACAGTAGCGGACCGGTATGCCGGCACCCGGGTCATTGATAATAACCATTTTGGGCTGCGCGTGGAGGTAAGCAAAGCCATCCAGATTGACTCGGATATCCCGCTGGATTTTGTCCGCGCAGGGCCTTATGTGAGCTGGGAAGGCTTTGAGCACAATGCCGGTGATTTTACGCGAGGGCAGGGCGGCTATTTTAGTCCGGACAGCCTGTTTGCAAGCGGGGTCAGTGCGGCAATACTCACCGGTGAAGGCCGGCTATGGCAAATGAAAGGGGAGGTAAGCGTGGGCTATAGCTGGATCCACGAATCGGGCTATCGGCGCTTCGCACTTACCGAAACCGGCCCTGAAGTAGAGGCCAGGCAGCGGTCCGGTATCAGCGGCCAAATGACGCTACAGGCTCAGTGGCAACTGTCTCGCCAGCTGGTATTAACCGGTTTTGTGGGCCGAAATTTTGCGGTGGAGTATCAGGCCACCCAGGCCGGATTACAACTACGCTGGCAGCCGGCCGGAGCGGCGGGGCTGACCAGCGATACCCTGATCCTTGAAGATCCCGCCTTAAGCGGCTTTGCGTTTTAA
- a CDS encoding choice-of-anchor A family protein — translation MKLRKTGIVAGLLACSVSLPLTAAPFYLGDAANFNAYILQDMHGRNSDVEGRLAVAGNVDIKDYGIGLQLPENATQPVLVVGQDATVRDARIYHGDATAGGTIDIDDSVGLYDEGEFNNTHQFYADSSFDFAGTNTQLLAKSELWGQYEATSKVQINGDGTTIWDLTLTGDADINIFSIDAADFSSPNKSLIFDVPSTSYNIINVYGESVELFNTGFHYADGSKITDNRPEDGPAGRHTGRVTNNLLFNFVDATELLLHGVGFKGSILAPLADTTFYNGHIDGHFIVGNLQTPDGEQTGQVNDYRFGDFVDVSEPGTWAVMMAALAGLGWRRWLKRKAA, via the coding sequence ATGAAGCTACGCAAAACAGGAATAGTGGCGGGTCTGCTGGCCTGCTCGGTATCACTACCGCTGACCGCCGCCCCTTTTTATCTGGGTGATGCCGCCAACTTTAATGCTTATATCTTACAGGATATGCATGGTCGCAATTCCGATGTTGAAGGCCGCCTGGCGGTGGCTGGCAATGTGGATATCAAAGACTATGGCATTGGCCTGCAATTGCCTGAAAATGCCACACAGCCGGTACTGGTGGTAGGCCAGGATGCCACCGTACGTGACGCCCGTATTTACCATGGCGACGCTACTGCCGGCGGCACGATTGATATTGACGATAGCGTTGGTTTATATGATGAGGGCGAGTTTAACAATACCCATCAGTTCTATGCAGATAGCAGTTTTGATTTTGCTGGCACGAATACGCAGTTGCTGGCTAAATCTGAGCTCTGGGGTCAGTATGAAGCCACTTCCAAGGTGCAGATAAACGGCGATGGCACCACCATCTGGGATTTAACCCTCACCGGTGATGCTGATATCAATATTTTTTCTATTGATGCGGCGGACTTTTCTTCTCCCAACAAAAGCCTGATCTTTGATGTGCCGTCCACCAGCTACAATATTATCAATGTTTATGGTGAATCCGTTGAATTGTTCAACACCGGCTTTCATTATGCGGATGGCTCGAAAATAACCGACAACCGGCCTGAAGATGGTCCTGCTGGTCGCCATACAGGACGGGTTACCAACAACCTGCTGTTCAATTTTGTGGATGCTACTGAGTTATTACTGCATGGCGTAGGCTTTAAGGGCAGTATTTTAGCGCCATTGGCCGACACCACGTTCTACAATGGCCATATTGACGGTCATTTTATTGTGGGTAATTTACAGACGCCCGACGGCGAACAAACCGGCCAGGTGAATGATTACCGGTTTGGCGACTTTGTTGATGTCAGTGAGCCAGGCACGTGGGCCGTAATGATGGCGGCGCTGGCCGGTCTGGGCTGGCGTCGCTGGTTAAAACGCAAAGCCGCTTAA
- a CDS encoding metallophosphoesterase family protein gives MVISQQSLPGVLAGPILRHIDAHTVTVWLVTSCAEPPDITIEQTQPVAIQVHTDTITVGTHAFVHLLQVSPQQPLSPGTVYHYSLAFADAAMQQQWQQTAADLFYADQQTFSFCFQTQLSNVLHGSCRKPHHPVDDALQRVDTCIAEEFSKQQRRPDMLIMSGDQVYTDDVAGPMLQAIQQLSTRLGLFDESLEGAVISNGSELVGHPHNFYEREQILPQTEVNSPLAKLFFSAKEKPIFTSVNAHNHLVSFAEIMAMYLLVWSDTPWQLVSLNAGEVNSQYQAQFKTEQQALEHFVSSLTSVRRAMAHLPVYMIFDDHDVTDDWNLTRGWEEEVYGHPLSRRMVGNALMGYWLCQGWGNQPGVFTDILAQAQSVLTPNGLCHHDDFIDTLLDFEQWHFTLDTNPPVCVLDTRTRRWRSETNPNKPSGLMDWEALCEFQQDIIGKKAVIVVSAAPIYGVKFIETIQKLFTFFGQALTVDAENWMAHRGTAHVMLNIFRHYRTPPEFIILSGDVHYSFVYDVRLRFKRNSPHITQFTCSGLKNTFPDKLLKKLERLNRYLYSPDSVLNVFTRRRNMSVTARPVPKHKAKTLLNQSAVGQLIIDADAEKVVCKALCADQQTIEFPAQQQD, from the coding sequence TTGGTTATTTCACAACAAAGTCTGCCCGGCGTGCTGGCCGGACCGATATTGCGCCATATCGATGCTCATACTGTCACCGTGTGGCTTGTGACTTCCTGCGCCGAGCCGCCCGATATCACCATAGAACAGACCCAACCAGTGGCCATACAAGTGCATACCGATACCATCACGGTTGGTACCCATGCGTTTGTCCATTTATTGCAGGTGAGCCCGCAGCAGCCATTAAGCCCTGGTACGGTCTACCATTACTCCCTCGCTTTTGCCGATGCCGCTATGCAGCAGCAGTGGCAGCAGACCGCCGCTGACCTTTTTTATGCCGACCAGCAAACCTTCAGCTTTTGTTTTCAAACCCAGCTGAGCAACGTGCTACACGGATCGTGTCGCAAGCCCCATCATCCGGTCGACGATGCTTTGCAACGGGTGGATACCTGTATCGCCGAAGAATTTTCCAAGCAGCAGCGGCGTCCGGATATGCTGATCATGTCTGGCGATCAGGTTTATACCGATGATGTGGCCGGCCCCATGCTCCAGGCCATACAACAGCTCAGCACCCGGTTGGGGCTGTTTGATGAAAGCCTGGAAGGTGCGGTTATCAGCAACGGCAGCGAATTGGTGGGCCATCCCCATAATTTTTATGAACGGGAACAAATACTGCCGCAGACTGAGGTCAATTCGCCCCTGGCCAAGTTATTTTTCAGTGCTAAAGAAAAGCCTATTTTCACCTCGGTAAATGCCCACAATCATTTAGTCAGTTTTGCCGAGATAATGGCTATGTATCTGTTGGTGTGGTCTGACACCCCGTGGCAGCTGGTGTCGCTGAATGCCGGTGAAGTCAATAGCCAGTATCAGGCGCAGTTTAAAACCGAGCAGCAGGCCCTGGAGCACTTTGTGTCATCGCTGACTTCAGTGCGCCGGGCCATGGCCCATCTTCCTGTCTATATGATTTTTGATGATCATGATGTTACCGATGACTGGAATCTCACCCGGGGCTGGGAGGAAGAGGTGTATGGCCACCCCCTGTCCCGTCGGATGGTGGGCAATGCTTTAATGGGTTACTGGTTGTGCCAGGGCTGGGGTAATCAGCCCGGCGTGTTTACTGATATTCTGGCCCAGGCCCAATCGGTACTGACCCCGAACGGTCTGTGCCATCATGATGATTTTATTGATACCTTACTGGACTTTGAACAGTGGCATTTTACCCTGGATACCAATCCACCGGTGTGTGTGCTGGATACCCGCACGCGCCGATGGCGCTCTGAAACCAATCCAAATAAGCCATCGGGTCTGATGGACTGGGAAGCCCTATGCGAATTTCAGCAAGACATTATTGGTAAAAAGGCAGTGATCGTGGTTTCTGCGGCCCCTATTTATGGGGTCAAATTTATTGAAACCATTCAAAAGCTGTTTACCTTTTTTGGCCAGGCTTTGACCGTAGACGCTGAAAACTGGATGGCCCATCGCGGCACCGCGCACGTCATGCTGAATATTTTCAGACATTATCGTACGCCACCGGAATTCATTATTTTGTCAGGTGATGTGCATTATTCATTTGTTTATGATGTCCGCCTTCGTTTTAAACGCAACAGCCCGCATATTACCCAGTTCACCTGCAGCGGCCTGAAAAATACCTTCCCGGATAAACTACTGAAAAAGCTAGAGCGTCTGAACCGCTATCTATACAGCCCGGATTCGGTATTGAATGTGTTCACACGGCGCCGGAATATGTCGGTGACCGCCCGACCCGTACCCAAACACAAAGCCAAAACACTGCTCAATCAAAGTGCAGTAGGTCAGTTGATCATAGATGCTGATGCCGAAAAGGTGGTGTGCAAAGCTTTGTGTGCAGACCAACAAACGATAGAATTCCCGGCACAGCAGCAAGACTAA
- the fldB gene encoding flavodoxin FldB, translating into MSESALSIGLFYGSTTCYTEMAAEKIQAQLNSLFDEQVVSLHNIKDESLKRAEEFDILIFGISTWDFGELQEDWESHWEDVYQLALQNKTIALFGLGDQIGYADWFQDALGMLHDAIVPAQCHIIGYWPNQGYEFTASKALTEDKTQFVGLSLDDENQYDVTDERIEKWCLQLLEELS; encoded by the coding sequence ATGAGTGAATCTGCCCTGTCTATAGGCCTGTTTTATGGGTCGACCACCTGTTATACCGAGATGGCGGCTGAAAAAATTCAGGCGCAACTCAATAGCTTGTTCGATGAGCAGGTGGTGAGTCTGCACAATATTAAGGACGAGTCACTAAAGCGTGCTGAAGAATTCGATATTCTGATTTTTGGCATCTCTACCTGGGATTTTGGTGAACTTCAGGAAGACTGGGAGTCCCACTGGGAAGACGTTTATCAACTGGCTTTGCAGAACAAAACCATCGCATTATTCGGCTTAGGCGATCAGATTGGCTATGCCGACTGGTTCCAGGATGCGTTGGGCATGCTGCATGACGCCATTGTGCCGGCCCAATGCCATATCATCGGTTATTGGCCCAATCAGGGGTACGAGTTTACTGCCTCTAAAGCACTGACTGAAGATAAAACTCAGTTTGTGGGATTAAGTCTGGATGATGAAAATCAATACGATGTTACCGATGAGCGCATTGAGAAATGGTGCCTGCAACTGCTTGAAGAGCTTAGCTAG
- a CDS encoding glycosyl hydrolase family 8, giving the protein MRTCYIVVLVVAGMLLSACQELREPTAFENDWQQYVEQFYREGRIVDTGNDFVSHSEGQGYGMLFAVQAGDQKRFDAMWQWTRQTLQREDHLFSWRYRPCPQQSAACIDDTNNASDGDILIAWALLRASKMWEVEQYRVQALRIINSIEEQLLVNAHGYTVLLPGVEGFTRPGAVQLNLSYWVFPAFEAFYTLTDNPVWQDLIRSGHELLTRVASQPPSLPGDWMWLSEQELTVEGAVNQQYGFNACRIPLHLTWQKTSDPALLKPYLDFWKRYKVVPATVNLINGEIADYRWSEGMQAIAQVVYFRTGQQQEMPLLHPGPETDYFSASLIMLSQLNLAEGTL; this is encoded by the coding sequence ATGCGGACCTGTTATATCGTCGTATTGGTAGTTGCAGGGATGCTGCTTAGTGCGTGTCAGGAGTTACGCGAACCCACCGCGTTTGAAAATGACTGGCAGCAGTATGTTGAGCAATTCTATCGTGAAGGTCGGATTGTGGATACCGGCAACGATTTTGTTTCGCACAGCGAGGGTCAGGGCTATGGTATGTTGTTTGCCGTGCAGGCTGGGGACCAAAAGCGTTTTGATGCGATGTGGCAATGGACCCGGCAGACGCTGCAGCGCGAAGACCATTTATTTAGCTGGCGTTACCGGCCTTGTCCCCAGCAAAGTGCGGCGTGTATTGATGATACCAATAATGCTTCAGACGGTGATATTTTAATCGCATGGGCATTATTGCGTGCCAGTAAAATGTGGGAAGTTGAGCAATACCGTGTGCAGGCGCTGCGCATTATAAACAGTATCGAAGAGCAACTGCTGGTCAATGCCCATGGGTATACGGTGTTACTGCCCGGGGTGGAAGGATTCACCCGGCCGGGGGCGGTGCAGTTGAATCTTTCTTACTGGGTATTCCCGGCATTTGAGGCATTTTATACACTTACTGATAACCCGGTATGGCAAGATCTGATTCGCTCAGGACATGAATTATTGACCCGTGTGGCCAGCCAGCCGCCAAGCTTACCCGGCGATTGGATGTGGTTGAGTGAGCAGGAGCTGACGGTGGAAGGGGCGGTGAATCAGCAATACGGCTTTAATGCTTGTCGAATTCCTTTGCATTTAACCTGGCAGAAAACCTCTGATCCTGCTTTGCTAAAACCTTATCTGGATTTTTGGAAGCGCTACAAAGTGGTACCGGCGACAGTGAATTTGATCAATGGGGAGATTGCAGATTATCGCTGGAGTGAGGGCATGCAGGCAATTGCCCAGGTGGTCTATTTCAGAACCGGTCAACAACAGGAGATGCCGCTGTTGCATCCTGGGCCCGAGACCGACTACTTTTCTGCCAGCCTCATTATGCTAAGTCAGCTGAATCTGGCAGAAGGTACGTTATGA
- a CDS encoding cellulose biosynthesis cyclic di-GMP-binding regulatory protein BcsB, whose amino-acid sequence MLFGDSQAATTSTTALSQYSAMPDILRLQGKRDEATLSIPLAGRQQVQSASLKLALVSSAALVKRRSILNVRFNNATIGQIMFDPERPQLSSKVQIPPQLWRQGFNTLTFAASHHYASQCVDGGAPELWSEIDLQRSSLTVTSERSVQTARLQDLAGYFGPGIGAQRQVMLISAEQAAPGVVSHALPLVAQALALRSQYAPLKVQHQALSPQTSLPVLPATQQWTEKLTEQYYQSSWYLNQTAGQELHVLVGVKDTLAKYLDKPIQQKINGPFIGIEQTRPFTLEEGTRIGASPRLIVSGRTPEEVQQAARTLGIMDDALNPDRSIVVTGDTSGPALSAGNVLKPDNTYTFAQIGYNDVVFRGENKFQKAYELRLPADFYVPESASVKLELDFAYGAAVGPGSMMNIMVNDELVHGRPLSNPNGEAYRGYQLIVPARYLQGGKNTIDFEVTMRAPLTGQACDEVGGNHMLFQLQSSSAITLPEAGSVVTQPSLTLFKETAYPFAQTTDSHANGIYMTSHQMTGAGLTLAGKLAQTAGAVIPDLFLSYETAQTLSGNAFVLTTPEQLPADLATGYGASLSATKQWPYKMQNALHNRIHKLTGSANQEILQLSGTTSQQSTLGEMGVLSALQNPRTDSTGSLYIVAAQTPEILTQRVYDLVSLSLWGQMAGDFFSWQDAQQPLVAMQVAQQFELGEPDNRWLELRLWLSNNPWYWLLAVAALILLCTTVAVMLLRRRNQAVTEDW is encoded by the coding sequence GTGTTGTTTGGCGATAGTCAGGCGGCCACAACCTCAACCACAGCGTTAAGCCAATATTCTGCAATGCCTGACATATTACGATTGCAGGGCAAGCGTGATGAAGCCACATTATCGATTCCACTGGCGGGACGGCAACAGGTACAAAGTGCCTCACTCAAGCTCGCCCTGGTGAGTTCGGCGGCGCTGGTAAAACGCCGCTCTATTTTAAATGTGCGTTTTAACAATGCGACCATCGGGCAGATTATGTTTGATCCGGAACGTCCGCAGCTGTCCTCAAAGGTGCAGATCCCGCCCCAGCTATGGCGCCAAGGTTTCAATACTCTGACCTTTGCTGCCAGTCATCATTATGCGAGTCAGTGCGTGGACGGGGGCGCCCCGGAATTGTGGAGTGAAATTGATTTACAGCGCTCCAGCCTGACGGTGACCAGCGAGCGTTCGGTTCAGACCGCCCGGCTGCAGGATTTGGCCGGCTATTTTGGACCGGGTATTGGCGCGCAGCGCCAGGTAATGCTTATCAGTGCTGAGCAGGCAGCTCCCGGAGTGGTATCGCATGCGCTGCCACTGGTGGCACAGGCGCTGGCGCTACGCAGTCAGTATGCGCCTTTAAAAGTTCAGCATCAGGCCCTCTCGCCGCAAACCTCTTTGCCGGTGCTGCCGGCAACTCAGCAGTGGACCGAAAAACTCACAGAGCAATATTATCAAAGCAGCTGGTATCTGAATCAAACCGCTGGTCAGGAGCTGCATGTGTTGGTCGGGGTAAAGGATACCTTGGCTAAATACCTCGACAAACCGATTCAGCAGAAAATCAACGGGCCCTTTATCGGTATTGAACAAACCCGGCCTTTCACCCTGGAAGAGGGTACCCGTATTGGCGCCAGCCCCCGCCTGATAGTGTCCGGACGGACTCCCGAGGAGGTGCAGCAGGCGGCCAGAACCCTGGGCATCATGGACGATGCGCTAAATCCGGATCGCAGTATTGTGGTGACCGGTGATACCTCAGGCCCCGCGTTGTCTGCTGGCAATGTACTTAAGCCTGACAATACCTATACCTTTGCGCAGATTGGTTATAATGATGTGGTTTTTCGGGGAGAAAATAAGTTCCAAAAGGCCTATGAACTGCGTCTGCCCGCCGACTTTTATGTTCCTGAAAGTGCCAGTGTGAAACTTGAGCTGGACTTTGCCTATGGCGCCGCGGTGGGACCCGGCTCGATGATGAATATCATGGTAAATGATGAACTGGTTCATGGCCGGCCACTAAGTAATCCGAATGGTGAGGCCTATCGGGGCTATCAGCTCATTGTGCCGGCGCGCTACCTCCAGGGCGGCAAAAATACCATCGATTTTGAGGTGACCATGCGTGCCCCTCTGACCGGCCAGGCCTGTGATGAGGTCGGCGGAAATCATATGCTGTTTCAACTGCAAAGCAGTTCAGCGATAACCCTGCCAGAGGCCGGGAGTGTGGTGACCCAGCCCAGTCTGACCTTATTTAAGGAAACCGCCTATCCGTTTGCACAGACCACAGATAGCCATGCCAATGGCATTTATATGACCAGCCACCAAATGACAGGGGCTGGCCTCACGCTGGCGGGCAAACTGGCCCAAACTGCCGGCGCGGTGATCCCTGATTTATTTTTGTCTTATGAAACAGCGCAGACCTTGTCAGGGAATGCCTTTGTCCTGACCACGCCGGAACAATTGCCGGCGGATTTGGCGACCGGGTACGGCGCCTCGCTCAGTGCCACCAAACAATGGCCCTACAAAATGCAAAATGCGCTGCATAACCGTATTCATAAATTAACCGGCTCAGCCAACCAGGAGATCCTGCAGCTAAGCGGCACTACCAGTCAGCAAAGTACGCTGGGTGAGATGGGCGTGCTAAGCGCTTTGCAGAATCCACGCACCGATTCCACTGGTAGCCTGTATATTGTGGCGGCGCAAACCCCGGAAATTCTGACACAGCGGGTTTACGATTTGGTCAGTCTGAGCTTGTGGGGCCAGATGGCCGGCGACTTTTTCAGCTGGCAGGATGCGCAGCAACCGCTGGTGGCGATGCAGGTGGCCCAACAGTTTGAGCTGGGCGAGCCAGATAATCGCTGGCTGGAACTGCGTTTATGGTTATCTAATAACCCCTGGTACTGGTTGCTGGCGGTAGCGGCACTTATACTTTTATGCACCACGGTAGCGGTGATGCTCTTGCGGCGGCGCAATCAGGCCGTAACGGAAGACTGGTAA
- a CDS encoding ExbD/TolR family protein, with the protein MKRKKHTSAEDEAQVDMTPMLDIVFIMLIFFIVTTSFVKEKSLDVSRPEDNQSNNNQPSKALSIRIDETGKIMMGGREVDIRRVVANAQTYLAENNTDTAAIQADENTEEGVVVEVMNQVKIAGIDKVSVLVKKG; encoded by the coding sequence ATGAAAAGAAAAAAGCATACATCTGCTGAGGACGAGGCTCAGGTTGACATGACTCCCATGTTGGACATTGTGTTCATCATGTTGATCTTCTTCATTGTTACCACGTCTTTCGTTAAAGAAAAAAGCCTTGACGTAAGCCGTCCTGAAGACAATCAGTCTAACAATAATCAGCCGTCTAAAGCGCTGTCTATTCGTATTGATGAAACCGGTAAGATTATGATGGGTGGTCGTGAAGTCGACATCCGTCGGGTAGTTGCTAATGCCCAAACTTATCTGGCTGAAAACAATACCGACACGGCTGCTATCCAGGCCGACGAAAACACTGAAGAAGGTGTGGTTGTCGAAGTGATGAACCAGGTAAAAATTGCAGGTATTGATAAAGTATCGGTACTGGTGAAAAAGGGTTAA